A segment of the Streptomyces pactum genome:
ATCTCCGGGGCTTTCGGCGCCTCCGGGATCTCCGGGGGCGCCCGGTGCCGGGTGCTGGACCTGTGCCCGCGGGTTTTGTGCCGTCGGGGCTCGGGGCTCGGGGCTCGGGGCTCGGGGGTGCCGGTGCGGCTCGAGCCGTGGGCGCGGGGTGCGTGGGCGCGGGGTGCGTGGGCGCGGGGTGCGTGGGCGCGGCGCGCCGGGAGTCCGGCGTGCCCGTGCCGTCGGCGTCCTGGCCGACGGGGGCCGGGTCCGGCAGCGCGTCCCCGCGCCACCGGCGCCCCGGACGGCGGAAGCCGGCCGAAGCCGCGGTCGGCTTCGGCGCGTACCGCGCCGCTTCGGGGGTACCGGCAGCGGGACCGACTCATGGCTCCGGGCCCCGACCGGACGGCCGGCGGGGGCTCGTCACTCCCCGCCGATCGCCCACTGGCCGCCCGAGGACTCCACCAGGAGACTGGCCCCATGCGCACTGTCACAGCAACGGCCGCCGCCGTCACCGCAGCCCTGGCGGCCGGTGCAGCGAGCGTCGCCGCCGGCCGGCTCGCCAGCGACGCCGCGCTCAAGGCGGCTCCCGGCCGGCCCCTGCCCACCGAACCCCGGCTCACCGTGCACGGCACCGCCGCCGGGCAGATCACCCTCACCCGGGATCTGGCCGCACTGCGCCCCGGCCGTTACGGCCTCGCAGGCGACGGTTCGCACGCGGTGGTCGGCCCGGTCCTCGGCACGGCCGAGCACGACGCCGACACAGTCGTCCGCCGCCTCGAACGCGTCACACACGGCACCCTCGCGGCCGGCGACCGGGCGTGGTTCACCCCGAACCTGTACGTCGGGAACCCGGGCACCGCCCTCGACCTCGAGTACGCCGACGTCGAGGTCCCCGGCGAACTCGGCCCGCTGCCCGCCTGGTTCCTGCCCGGTTCCCGCCCGACCTGGATCATCGCCGTGCACGGCCTGGGCGCCACCCGCGAACACGCCATGAACTTCATGGCACCCCTGCGCCGCCGGCACGTCCCGGTGCTCGCCCTCGCCTACCGCGGCGATGTCGGCGCCCCGCCCTCGCCGGACGGCCTGCACCACTTCGGCGAGACCGAGTGGCGCGACCTGGACGCGGCCGTCCGCTACGCCCTGGACCACGGCGCCCGCCAGGTCGTTCTGCTCGGCTGGTCCACCGGCGCCACCATGGCCCTGCGCACCGCCGCGCTCTCCGGCGTACGCGAGCGCATCGCGGGGCTCGTGTTGGACTCCCCGGTCCTCAGTTGGGAGACCACCCTGCGCGCCCTGGCCACCGCCCGCCGCACACCGGGCGCCCTCCTCCCGCTCGCCGTCCGCGCCGCCCAGGGCCGCGCCGGCCTGCACGCCGACAGCGACGTCCACACCGGGGGCCTCTACCGCCCGGCGGTCCCTACCCTGATCTTCCACGGCCCCGACGACGTGGTGGCCCCGTGGCGGCTCTCCCGCCGCCTCGCCGACACCCACCCGCGCCTGGTCGCCCTCCACACGGTCGAGGGCGCCCCGCACGGCGCCATGTGGAACGCCGACCCCGACCACTACGAAGAGATCCTGCGCCGCTTCATGACCCCACTGGTGTGACCCCCGAGCATCCCCGGCCCACCCCCCCCCCGCTCCGGTTCCGTTTAGCGTCGTACCACTGGCCTGTTCCGATGCCCCGACGCCGTACCGGACCGGCGCGTCCACCGTCCCGGGCACCGGCCGTGGCATTCCGTTTGGGTTTTCGGACCGTCAACCGGAAGACTGCACCCGTGACGTCCCGTATCCCGCGCGACTCCAGGCTTCGACTCGTCCGCCCGCGACCCCTGGCCGCCGCCCCCCAAGCGATGAACCAGCGGCGACCGCGCCGCGCCGCGCCGCGACCTCCGGAGGGCACACCGGCCCGGTCGGAGCTGGCCAGAATGGCGCGCTCCGGCCTGGCCGACGCGGCCCGCGTCGCCCGCTGGGCCGACACCGCCCTGGGCCCCGGCCGCGGCAGCGCGACCGCGGACGGCAAGGCCACCCTCTCCGACGCGACCGCCGACCAGGCGGCCCGGGAGCTGGGCCTGACCGCGGCCAAGGTCCGCGCCGACTGGGACACCGCCCGACTCGCCGGACTGGTCGAGGTGCACGGCGACAGCGCCCGCCCCGGCTGGCGGCTGCGCGCCTGGAACCGCGACGACAGCGCCGTACTGCGCGGCTGGGTCGCCCTCTTCGACGCCTGGTCGCTGGCCCACCCCGAGCCCGACGGGCAGGAGCCCGCCGCCGTGGCCGAGGTCATCTCCGCGATGCCCCAGGTGCTCTCCTTCCTCCAGTTGTCTGCCGGGCCCGTCCCGGTGGCGCAGCTCCTGGACCTGCTGGAGCAGCGCGTCACCGAACTGCGCACCGAGCGCTGCGAGGTGCCCTACGGCCCCCGTCTCGAGCCCGGCACGCCGCAGTCCCCGCCGTCCGCACCGCTCACCGACGCCGCCGCCGACACCCCGCTCGCCCCCCTCCTCGACTGGGCCCTGCACGCCCTCGCCTCCGTCGGCGCCCTCACTTGCGGCGACGGCCACGCCACGCTCACGCCGCTCGGGAGCTGGGCGGTCTGGGTCAAGCTGGAGCAGATCTGCGTCGCCGCCCAGAGCCCGGCCGGGAACATCGAGCAGTCGGCCGAGGACATGCTCCGCGGCTGCGCCCAGCTCCGCCCGAACGCCGCCCGGGCCGAGTACCGGGCCTGGCTCGCCGCCCGCCCCGTCGGCAGCGCCGTCGCCGAGCTGCTCGCCGGCGCCCGCGGCGAGGACGCCCTGCTGCGCGGCCTCGCCTTCGAGGCGCTGCGCGTCGTCGGTGCCCCCGCCGAGCCCGATGTCCGCGCCGTCCTCGACGAGCCGACGCTGCGGCCGTACGCCCTGCTGTGGCTGGCCGAGCACGACGGCGCCGACCCCGAGGACGCCCACGAGGTGCTCACGCGCCAGGAGGCCACGTGGCTGTGGGTCGACACCGCGGCCGCCGTCGCCGACCACGGCGAGGCGCCACTGCTCGTCCGGCACCTGGAGTCGGCGGTGCAGGCCACCGTCCCGGCCCTGCTGGACGAGGTCCGGGCCGTCGGCCATCCCCGCACCGTGCAGGTCCTGGTCGCCCTCGCCGCGGCGCACCCCGACCCCGCCCTGGCCAAGGCCGTACGCAGGGCGGCCTTCCAGGTCCACACCGGAGGTAGCTGACCACGCCGGGCATCCGAGCCCGAGGCCCGGTCGGAGCCCCGTGCCCGGCCCCGTGCCCAGCCGCCCGTCCGGCCCCGGCTCCGGACCACCCACGCGACGTAGCCCACCGCGCACGGCCCACCGCGCACGGCCTGCGGCGCACGGCCCGCCGCGCACGGCCCACCGCGCACGGCCTGCGGCGCACGGCCCACCGCGCACGGCCTGCGGCGCACGGCCCACCGCGCACGGCCCGCCGCGCACGGCCCACCGCGCACGGCCCACCGCGCACGGCCCGCCGCGCACGGCCCACCGCGCACGGTCGGCCGCGAACAACCGGACGCGTACGACCAGCCCCGACCGACCGCGGACGCTCTCCGCACGGGCGACGAGCAGGCGGTGCACAGCCCGGTGCGCCGCTCGCGGCGGTACACCGGTCCGGTGCCGCGGCGGCACACCGATCCGCCCACGGGCCGGCCGCGAACCGCCGGAGGCTACCCGCGGATCTCCGGCGCGTACGTCCCGAAGCTCCAGACGTTTCCCTCCAGGTCCCGGGCCATGTAGTCCCGCGATCCGTAGTCCTGGTCCGTCGGGGGCATCAGGATCTCCGCGCCGTGTTCCACGGCCCGCCGGTGATGGGCGTCGACGTCCGCCACCACGACGTACACCCCCGTCGGGCCGGCGTTCTTCATCGCCTCGTCGAAGCGGCTGCCCGTGCCCTTCGAACCGAGCATGACCGCGCCGTTGCCCTGGGCCAGCTCGGCGTGGGCCACCGAGCCGTCCTCGCCCTCGTACACCGCCAGTTCCGTGAAGCCGAAGGCCTGGGTGAGCTGGCGGACCGCCGCCTTGGCATCCGCGTACAGCAGCGTCGGGTAGACGCTCGGACGCCCGCCGTCCATGCCTGCCATGCCGATCACTCCTTTGTGAGCCGGTACCGGAGGAGTGGACGCCACGAAGACCGGCGAAGTCCGGAAAATCATGGAATCCAGCCCTGACGCCCAGTCTCGCACCGACCACTGACAACGCTCCTGACCCGCGTGTGCGAACACAGGACCCCCGAACAAGGGGCCGCGAACGCCGGAACCCGGGAAAAGCGGTTGCACGGCCCCGTTAGAATGGCCCCCATGGCCATTCTCCTCGCGCATTAGACGGCGGGAACGCCCGCCCGTCGCCCGCCACCACTCTTTGAACGGCGCGCTGCGCGCGGCACCCCCCTCGCCGCCCATCCCGCCAACCACCCGCCCAGGAGTCTGACCGTGATCTCCGCCTCCGGCATCGAGCTGCGCGCCGGTGCCCGCGTCCTCATCGAAAGCGCCACCTTCCGCATCGCCAAGGGTGACCGCATCGGCCTGGTCGGCCGCAACGGCGCCGGCAAGACCACCCTCACCAAGGTGCTCGCCGGCGAGGGCCAGCCCGCCGCCGGCGCCGTCACCCGCTCCGGCGAGGTCGGCTACCTCCCGCAGGACCCGCGCACCGGCGACCTCGACGTACTCGCCCGCGACCGCGTCCTGTCCGCGCGCGGCCTGGACACCCTGATCCGCAAGATGCGCGACAACGAACAGCGCATCGCCAACGGTCAGGGCGCCACCCGCGAGAAGGCCCTCAAGCAGTACGAGCGCCAGGAGACGGAGTTCCTCACCAAGGGCGGGTACGCCGCCGAGGCCGAGGCCGCCACCATCGCCGCCGCGCTCAATCTGCCCGACCGCGTGCTCGGGCAGCCCCTGCACACGCTCTCCGGTGGTCAGCGCCGCCGTATCGAGCTGGCCCGGATCCTGTTCTCGGACGCGGACACCCTGCTGCTCGACGAGCCCACCAACCACCTCGACGCCGACTCGATCGTCTGGCTGCGCGACTACCTGAAGAGCTACCGCGGCGGCTTCATCGTGATCTCCCACGACGTCGACCTGGTCGAGACGGTCGTCAACAAGGTGTTCTACCTGGACGCCAACCGCTCGCAGATCGACGTCTACAACATGGGCTGGAAGCTCTACCAGCAGCAGCGCGAGGCCGACGAGAAGCGCCGCAAGCGCGAACGGCAGAACGCGGAGAAGAAGGCCTCCGCCCTCCATTCGCAGGCCGACAAGATGCGCGCCAAGGCCACCAAGACCGTCGCCGCGCAGAACATGGCCCGCCGCGCGGACAAGCTGCTGGCCGGCCTGGAGGCCGAGCGGAAGTCCGACAAGGTCGCCAAGCTCCGCTTCCCCGAGCCGGCGCCCTGCGGCAAGACCCCGCTGACCGCCGAGGGCCTGTCCAAGTCGTACGGCTCCCTGGAGATTTTCACCGACGTCGACCTGGCCATCGACAAGGGTTCCCGGGTCGTCATCCTCGGCCTCAACGGCGCGGGCAAGACCACCCTGCTGCGGCTCCTCGGCGGTGTCGAGAAGCCCGACACCGGCCAGGTCGTCGAGGGCCACGGGCTCAAGCTCGGCTACTACGCGCAGGAGCACGAGACCCTCGACCCCGAGCGCACCGTCCTGGAGAACATGCGCTCCGCCAACCCCGACCTCGACCTCGTCGAGGTCCGCAAGACGCTGGGCTCGTTCCTGTTCTCCGGCGACGACGTCGACAAGCCCGCCGGTGTCCTGTCCGGCGGCGAGAAGACCCGCCTCGCACTGGCCACCCTCGTGGTCTCCTCGGCCAACGTGCTGCTGCTGGACGAGCCGACCAACAACCTCGACCCCGCCAGCCGCGAGGAGATCCTCGGCGCGCTGCGCACCTACAAGGGCGCGGTCGTCCTGGTCACCCACGACGAGGGAGCCGTCGAGGCGCTCCAGCCGGAGCGGATCATTCTGCTTCCGGACGGCGTCGAGGACCTGTGGGGCGCCGACTACGCGGACCTCGTCGCCCTGGCTTGATCGAATGGATGATCCACTGGGTATGGATCATTCGACCGATCCGTGATCCACCATCTGTGTGAGATCTCCTCATCACGAGGTGTGTCGTACATCGATTTCGCGGCCGGGCCCCCAGTCACCGGGGGCCCGGCCGTTACGCCCTTCTGACCTGGAACTTCGCGGAAAAACCCGTTCGGCCGTACGCGCACGATCCTCTGGAATCAAAGATTCCGTATGTGGGGACTCGCTCCTGTCGTCACAACCTTGTCTCATCGACCTTGCCGAATGGGTGGCCATGAAGCCCTGGAGGGGTGATCATGAGGAGACCAGAGCGCACTTCCCATGAGGAGGCACGGGTGGCCGAGACTCTGAAGAAGGGCAGCCGGGTAACCGGCGCCGCGCGCGACAAGCTCGCGGCAGACCTGAAGAAGAAGTACGACGCCGGTGCGAGCATCCGGGCGTTGGCCGAGGAAACCGGCCGCTCGTATGGCTTTGTGCACCGCATGCTCAGTGAGTCGGGTGTCACGCTCCGAGGGCGTGGCGGGGCTACCCGGGGCAAAAAGGCCACATCGGCCTGATGCTCCGGGCGGCCCCTCGACTCCGAAAGTGAAGGTGGCCACCCGGCCGGTCGTCCGACCGTCCGGGTGGTTACTGTGCAGTCACTTAGCTCTGCCGTCGTACGGCGTCGAAGCCGGCGCACGGCGGGGACGACGACCGCACCCTTCGGAGGCGCCCCATGGCTTCGCCCGCCCACGAACCCGCTCCCGTACTCGACAAGGACGGCGTGCGGCTCACCGTCGACGACGCGATCGCCACGGTGACGCTGACCAACGCGGCCAAGCGCAACGCGCAGAGCCCCGCTCTGTGGCGCGCGCTCACCGACGCCGGCCGGCTGCTGCCCGGATCCGTCCGGGTCGTGGTGCTCCGTGCCGAGGGCAAGTCCTTCTCGGCCGGGCTCGACCGGCAGGCGTTCACGCCCGAGGGCTTCGACGGCGAACCGTCGTTCATCGACCTCGCGCGGGGTGGCGACGCCGAGCTGGACGCGACCATCACCGAGTACCAGGAGGCGTTCACCTGGTGGCGGCGCAGCGACATCCTGTCGGTCGCCGCCGTGCAGGGGCACGCCATCGGGGCCGGCTTCCAGTTGGCCCTCGCCTGTGACCTGCGGGTCGTCGCGGACGACGTCCAGTTCGCCATGCGCGAGACCAGCCTCGGCCTCGTGCCGGACCTGACGGGCACGCACCCCCTGGTGTCCCTGGTCGGCTACGCCCGCGCGCTGGAGATCTGCGCGACGGGCCGCTTCGTCACGGCCGAGGAGGCGGTGAGCACCGGGCTGGCCAATCTCGCCGTACCCGCGGACCAGCTCGACGGCGCCGTACGCGACCTGGTGTCGGCGGTCCTGGCGGCGCCGCGCGACGCGGTCATCGAGACCAAGGCGCTGCTTCAGGGCGCCCAGACCCGGGACTACGAGACCCAGCGCGCCGCCGAGCGGGCCGCGCAGGCCCGCCGCTTGCGCGACCTGGCCGGACTGGGGGAGTAACCCTCACATCGCGGCCCGGAAGGGTCCGGCGGCGCTCCGGCCGGAATCAGGTGATCGCCGTCAGCAGCACGGCGACCGAGGGTCGGTCCGGCAGGGACTCCGTCACCGCGGCGCGGACCTGTCGGGCCACCTCCACGGCCCGGTGGTCCGCGTCCACCGCCAGCTCCACCCGAACGTGGCGGCGCGGCAGGGAGACCTGCTCCTGCGGCAGCTCCGTGACGGTCACCGAACGGCCCAGCGTCGTCGTCAGCCGGGTCACGCCGGGAACCGCCAGCGCGGCGGCGGCCACGCGCCCCTCGGCACTTTCGCCGCCGTCGCCCGGCTCAACGGCCGCGGGACGCCACGAGCGGCCTTCGGCGGCCGGACCCGGTTCCCGGGTCGTGTCCGAGTCCGGGCCCGCGTCGGCGTCCGGGCCCGCGTCGGCGTCCGGGCCCGCGTCCGAGTCCGGGCCCGCGTCCGCGGCCCCAGCGCCGGCGTCGGCCCCGGCCGGGGTCGCGTCCGAGTCCGTGGTCGTGTCCGGATCCGTGGTCGCGTCCAGCAGGGCCGTCGCACGCAGGTCCACGTCGGTCACCGTCAGGCCGAGCCCTCGCGCCGCCGCCGTGAGCGCGGCGCGCAGGCGGGCGGCCGTCGCCGGCAGCGGCTCGGCCGTCGCCGCGGATCCGACGGTCGCCGCGAAGTCGGCCGTCACCCGCAGCGGGCCGGGCGGCAGCGCACTCGGCGGCGGCGGAACGGCCGGCTCGTGCGCGTCGTCCGGGTCGGCGGGCCCGATACGCAGGCCGCGGCCCGGACGCACGCCGGTCACATCCCGGGCCGCGGCCAGCAGCACCTCACGCGCCGCCCGTTCGGCGATCCACGCGCCGTCCCGTGGCCCGCCCAGCGGCAGCAACCTGCCGAGCCCCAACTGTTCCCGCACCGTCCGTGTCCACCGGTCCGCCGTCGTCATTCCTCCAGCCTGCCGCATCCACGGCGCGCGATCGCGCAACCGTGCTTACGGTGGTGGAGACGGACGTACCGGAAGGGACTGCGGCGATGAGTGACTTGACGGAGAAGGAAACAACCGAGACCGGCGCACAGCGTGGGCAAGGGGCCCGACGCGGTGGGGGTGCCCCCGCCGACCGCGGCCGCACCACCATCGCCGACGGCGTCGTGGAGAAGATCACCGGAATGGCGGCACGCGACGTCGCCGGTGTGCACGCCATGGGCAGCGGGATGTCGCGCACGTTCGGCGCCGTGCGCGACCGGGTGCCCGGCGGGACCAAGTCCGGGGTGACGCGCGGGGTCAAGGCCGAGGTCGGCGAGAGGCAGACCGCGCTCGACCTGGAGATCGTCGTCGAGTACGGCGTGTCGATCTCGGACGTGGCCGGGGACGTACGGGAGAACGTGGTCGCGGCGGTGGAGCGGATGACCGGCCTCGAGGTCGTCGAGGTCAACATCGCGGTGAGCGACGTGAAGCTGCCCGACGAGGAGGACGAGGAGCCGGAGCCTCGGATCAAGTGACGCGGACGGTGACTGGGCGAACGGTGACTGAGGGGAGCGCACGATGAGCATGGCCGTGGCCGGCATGATCGCCGGCATGGCGCTGGGTTTCGCCGGGTACTTCGGTGGGTTCGGAGCCTTCCTGCTGGTGGCGGCCCTGGGAGCGGTCGGGTTCATCATCGGCCGCTTCGTGGAGGGGGACATGGACCTCGGTGACTTCTTCCGGACCCGAGACGACCGGCGGCGGTGACCGGCGTGAGCAGTGGGGCCGGTGAGCTCCTCGAAGTCCCGGCCGTGCCGCCGCGCGAGCGCGGTGCCACGCGCATCGCCGACCGGGTCGTGGCCAAGGTCGCCGCGCAGGCGGCGCGCGAGGCGGCCGGTCCGCTGCACCCGGACGCCGAGCGCCCGCACGCCACCGTCGTCGTCCACCACGACACCGCGCACGTCCGGGTCCACCTCGAACTCGACTACCCGTGCGACATCGGTGCCCGCTGCGGTCGGGTGCGTCATCAAGTCGTCCAGCGGGTACGCGCGTTGGTGGGGATGGCGGTGCCGGAGGTCGCCGTCCAGGTGGAGCGGCTGCACCTGGCGGCGGAGTACGGCGCGAGACAGGGGAGGACGCGATGAGCGAGCCCCAGGGCTCCGAAGGCAGCACGCGGCGCCTGCCCGTCATGGAACCCGCCATGGAGAAGCAGACGCCGGCCGGCGCCGGGCCGCCGCCCGACCCCGGCGCGAGCAGCGGGCGCTCCGGCCGCTTCTGGTCCGCGCGCCGCGTCCCCGCGGGCATCGTCGCGCTGCTGATTCTGCTGGTCTCGGGCGCCTTCCTCTACGACGTCGTCGCCGTGCGGGCCGGCCGTACCGCCCTCGGCTGGCGCCGGGAACTGGCGCGGCAGCTCGCCGACCGGCCCCTCGACGACACGTGGGTCCTGGTCGGCGCGGGAGTCGCCGCGGCCCTCGGCCTCTGGCTGCTCGCACTGGCCCTCACCCCCGGCCTGCGCAAGGTGCTCCCGATGCGGCGCACCCGGCCGGACGTACGCGCGGGGCTCCACCGGGAGGCCGCCGCCACGGTGCTGCGCGACCGGGCCATGGAGGTCGCCGGAGTGCAGTCCGCGCGGGTCAGGATGCGCCGGCGGAAGGCCCGCGTGCGGGCGCTGTCGCACTTCCGTGAACTGGACGACGTACGGACCGATCTGGACGGCGTGCTCGACGACGCGGTGCGCGGGCTGGGACTGGCCCGGCCGCCCGCCGTGTCGCTGCGGGTCGCGCGGCCGGGGCGAAAGGGGTGAGGGCGGTGCTCAGGACCGTCGACCGTGTGCTGCTCGCCCTCGTGGGCCTGATCCTGCTCGCCCTCGGCGGTTCGGTCCTCGCCATCGGGCTCGGCGCCCCGGCGCCCTCCTGGTGGCTCCACGACGGGCCGGACGACGTGCTGCTCAGCACCGCCGACCGGACGCGGTGGCGGGACGCCGGGTGGTGGTGGCCGGTCGTCATCGCGGCACTCGCCGTCCTGCTGCTGCTCGCCCTGTGGTGGCTGGTCGCGGTGGTGCGTCGCCGTCGGCTCTCCGAGGTCCTCGTCGACACCGGGGACGGCGAGGGCGCGGTGCTGCGCGGCCGGGCCCTGGAGACCGTCCTCGCCCAGGAGGCGGACCGGGTGGACGGGGTCGAACGGGCCAAGGTCCGCCTCACCGGCCGCCGCGCCGCCCCGGAGACCCGCGTCCGCCTGCTCCTGGCCCCCCACGTCGACCCCGGCACCGCGCTGGACGACCTCACCACCCGCGCCCTGACCCACGCCCGTGCCTCGGCGAACCTCGAGACCCTTCCCGCGGAGGTCCACCTCTGGGGCGTCAAACACCGGGCCGAGCGAGTCAACTGAGGCCGTCAACTGAGGTCCGTGCGCGCGGCCGGGGCGCGGCCCTCCGAGCGGGTCCCGCCGCCAACAGGCTCCGCGTGAACGGGGCGCCTGAACGTGGTACGCCGCCCCGGCCGGGACGAGTGCGGGGGCAGGGGGCGGGGCGAGCGCGGGGGCGCGGCGAAGCGCGGGGCTCAGAACCCGTGCCGTACTCCGCCGTCCACGGGCAGCATCACGCCCGTCACGTAGGACGCCGCCGGGGACAGCAGGAACGCCGCCGCGCGGCCGAATTCCTCCGGGGCGCCGTAGCGGCGCAGCGGAATGCGGGACTCGGCGGCCGCCCTGGTCGCCTCCGGGTCGGCGGACAGGCCGTCCAGCTCGCGCACCCGGTCGGTGTCGACGCGGCCCGGCAGCAGGCCGACGACACGGATGCCGCGCGGCCCCAGCTCGTCGGCGAGGGACTTGGCGAAGCCGGCCAGCCCGGGGCGCAGGCCGTTGGAGATGGTCAGCCCCGGGATCGGCTCGTGCACCGAGCCCGACAGCACGAAGCCGACGACGCCGCCGTCCTCCAGCTCCGCCGCCGCCGTCCGGGCCAGCCGCACCGCTCCGAGGAACACCGACTCGAACGCCGCCTGCCACTGCTCGTCCGTGTTGTCGGCGACGAACCCGGGCGGCGGTCCGCCCACACTGATCAGTACGCCGTCGAAGCGGCCGAAGCGCTCGCGGGCGGTCGCGATCAGCCGGCCGGCGGCCTCGGGGTCGGCGTTGTCGGCGGCCACCCCCACCACGTCCGGGCCCAGCGCGGCCGCGGCGTCGGTGACGCTCTTCTCGTCCCGCCCCGTGACGAGCACCTTCGCCCCGTCGGCGGCCAGCTCGCGCGCGGCGGCGTTGCCCAGGCCCCGGGTGGCTCCCGTGACGACGTACACCCGGTCCTTCAGTCCAAGATCCATGGCCCTATCCTGCCCCCTGGTCCCCGAACAGGGCGAGGGCCGTGTTCACCAGGCCGATGTGGCTGAACGCCTGAGGGAAGTTGCCGAGCTGGTGGCCGGCCACCGGGTCGTACTCCTCGGCCAGCAGCCCCACGTCGTTGGCGAGCCCCACCAGCCGCTCGAACAGCTCCCGGGCCTCCTTCGTCCGGCCGGTCGCGTGCAGCGCGTCCGCGTACCAGAACGAACACACCAGGAAGGTCCCCTCGCTGCCCGGCAACCCGTCGACGGGGTCCCCCTCGGTGCTGTAGCGGCGCACCAGCCCGTCCCGGGTCAGCTCCTCGCCGATCGCGTCGACCGTGCCGACGACCCGCGGGTCGTCCGGCGGCAGGAAGCCCAGGCGCGGGATGAGCAGCAGCGAGGCGTCCAGCTCCCGCGAGCCGTAGGACTGGGTGAAGGTGTTGCGCTCCGGGTCGTAGCCCTTCTCGCACACCTCGCGGTGCACCTCCTCGCGCAGCGCGCGCCAGCCGTCCGGGTCGCCCCCGCCCAGCTCGGGGTGCTCCTCCAGTGTGCGCACCGCCCGGTCCAGGGCCACCCACGTCATCACCTTGGAGTGCACGAACTGCCGGCGTCCGCCGCGCACCTCCCACAGCCCCTCGTCGGGCTGCCGCCACGCCGTGGTCAGGAAGTCCATCAGGGCGCACTGCAGCTCCCACATCTGCGGCCGGGGGTGCATGCCCGTCAGCCGGGCCAGTGACAGCGAGTCCATGACCTCGCCGTACACGTCAAGCTGGAGCTGGTTCACCGCGTCGTTGCCGACCCGTACGGGCGTGGACTCGGCGAAGCCGGACAGCCACGGCAGCTCGAACTCGGGCAGCCGCCGCTCACCCGCCAGGCCGTACATGATCTGCAGGTCCGCCGGGTTGCCCGCGACCGCGCGCAGCAGCCAGTCGCGCCAGGCCTCGGCCTCCTCCAGATATCCGGCCGCCAACAGGGCGCCCAGGGTGAGGGTGGAGTCGCGCAGCCAGCAGAAACGGTAGTCCCAGTTGCGCACGCCGCCCGGTTCCTCGGGCAGCGAGGTGGTGGGGGCGGCCACGATGCCGCCGGTCGGCAGGTAGGTGAGCGCCTTCAGGGTGATCAGCGAGCGGACGACGGCGTCCCGGTACGGACCGTCGTAGCGGCAGTGCGCGACCCAGGCGCGCCAGTCCTCGACGCTGTGCTCCAAGGACATGTACGGGTCGACCAGCGGTGGGCGGGACTCGTGCGAGGGGTGCCAGGTCAGGACGAAGGCGACCTTCTCGCCCGCGGCGACCGTGAACTCCGCGTGCGTCCCGAAATCCTGGCCCCAGCTACGCACCTCGGGCTCGCTGCGCAGCCACGCCGAGTCCGGTCCGGCGACGGCCACGCGGTGCCCGTCGGTCCTGCGCATCCACGGGACGATCGAGCCGTAGTCGAAGCGCAGCCGGAGCACGCTGTGCACGGTGACCTCACCGCTCAGGCCCTCCACGATGCGTACGAGGTCCGGGGCGCGGTCGCGCTGGGGCATCAGGTCGGTGACCCGTACCGCGCCGTCCGGGGTCTCCCACTCGGTGTCCAGGACGAGGGTGTCCGGGCGGTAGGCGCGC
Coding sequences within it:
- a CDS encoding DUF6286 domain-containing protein; this encodes MSEPQGSEGSTRRLPVMEPAMEKQTPAGAGPPPDPGASSGRSGRFWSARRVPAGIVALLILLVSGAFLYDVVAVRAGRTALGWRRELARQLADRPLDDTWVLVGAGVAAALGLWLLALALTPGLRKVLPMRRTRPDVRAGLHREAAATVLRDRAMEVAGVQSARVRMRRRKARVRALSHFRELDDVRTDLDGVLDDAVRGLGLARPPAVSLRVARPGRKG
- a CDS encoding Asp23/Gls24 family envelope stress response protein, encoding MTGVSSGAGELLEVPAVPPRERGATRIADRVVAKVAAQAAREAAGPLHPDAERPHATVVVHHDTAHVRVHLELDYPCDIGARCGRVRHQVVQRVRALVGMAVPEVAVQVERLHLAAEYGARQGRTR
- a CDS encoding Asp23/Gls24 family envelope stress response protein — encoded protein: MSDLTEKETTETGAQRGQGARRGGGAPADRGRTTIADGVVEKITGMAARDVAGVHAMGSGMSRTFGAVRDRVPGGTKSGVTRGVKAEVGERQTALDLEIVVEYGVSISDVAGDVRENVVAAVERMTGLEVVEVNIAVSDVKLPDEEDEEPEPRIK
- a CDS encoding alpha/beta hydrolase family protein, which produces MRTVTATAAAVTAALAAGAASVAAGRLASDAALKAAPGRPLPTEPRLTVHGTAAGQITLTRDLAALRPGRYGLAGDGSHAVVGPVLGTAEHDADTVVRRLERVTHGTLAAGDRAWFTPNLYVGNPGTALDLEYADVEVPGELGPLPAWFLPGSRPTWIIAVHGLGATREHAMNFMAPLRRRHVPVLALAYRGDVGAPPSPDGLHHFGETEWRDLDAAVRYALDHGARQVVLLGWSTGATMALRTAALSGVRERIAGLVLDSPVLSWETTLRALATARRTPGALLPLAVRAAQGRAGLHADSDVHTGGLYRPAVPTLIFHGPDDVVAPWRLSRRLADTHPRLVALHTVEGAPHGAMWNADPDHYEEILRRFMTPLV
- a CDS encoding ABC-F family ATP-binding cassette domain-containing protein yields the protein MISASGIELRAGARVLIESATFRIAKGDRIGLVGRNGAGKTTLTKVLAGEGQPAAGAVTRSGEVGYLPQDPRTGDLDVLARDRVLSARGLDTLIRKMRDNEQRIANGQGATREKALKQYERQETEFLTKGGYAAEAEAATIAAALNLPDRVLGQPLHTLSGGQRRRIELARILFSDADTLLLDEPTNHLDADSIVWLRDYLKSYRGGFIVISHDVDLVETVVNKVFYLDANRSQIDVYNMGWKLYQQQREADEKRRKRERQNAEKKASALHSQADKMRAKATKTVAAQNMARRADKLLAGLEAERKSDKVAKLRFPEPAPCGKTPLTAEGLSKSYGSLEIFTDVDLAIDKGSRVVILGLNGAGKTTLLRLLGGVEKPDTGQVVEGHGLKLGYYAQEHETLDPERTVLENMRSANPDLDLVEVRKTLGSFLFSGDDVDKPAGVLSGGEKTRLALATLVVSSANVLLLDEPTNNLDPASREEILGALRTYKGAVVLVTHDEGAVEALQPERIILLPDGVEDLWGADYADLVALA
- a CDS encoding helix-turn-helix domain-containing protein, which codes for MAETLKKGSRVTGAARDKLAADLKKKYDAGASIRALAEETGRSYGFVHRMLSESGVTLRGRGGATRGKKATSA
- the amaP gene encoding alkaline shock response membrane anchor protein AmaP encodes the protein MRAVLRTVDRVLLALVGLILLALGGSVLAIGLGAPAPSWWLHDGPDDVLLSTADRTRWRDAGWWWPVVIAALAVLLLLALWWLVAVVRRRRLSEVLVDTGDGEGAVLRGRALETVLAQEADRVDGVERAKVRLTGRRAAPETRVRLLLAPHVDPGTALDDLTTRALTHARASANLETLPAEVHLWGVKHRAERVN
- a CDS encoding enoyl-CoA hydratase/isomerase family protein, with translation MASPAHEPAPVLDKDGVRLTVDDAIATVTLTNAAKRNAQSPALWRALTDAGRLLPGSVRVVVLRAEGKSFSAGLDRQAFTPEGFDGEPSFIDLARGGDAELDATITEYQEAFTWWRRSDILSVAAVQGHAIGAGFQLALACDLRVVADDVQFAMRETSLGLVPDLTGTHPLVSLVGYARALEICATGRFVTAEEAVSTGLANLAVPADQLDGAVRDLVSAVLAAPRDAVIETKALLQGAQTRDYETQRAAERAAQARRLRDLAGLGE
- a CDS encoding VOC family protein, yielding MAGMDGGRPSVYPTLLYADAKAAVRQLTQAFGFTELAVYEGEDGSVAHAELAQGNGAVMLGSKGTGSRFDEAMKNAGPTGVYVVVADVDAHHRRAVEHGAEILMPPTDQDYGSRDYMARDLEGNVWSFGTYAPEIRG